In Carya illinoinensis cultivar Pawnee chromosome 16, C.illinoinensisPawnee_v1, whole genome shotgun sequence, a single window of DNA contains:
- the LOC122299503 gene encoding uncharacterized protein C57A10.07 isoform X2 yields the protein MNKYSFGSSGSPKSFHAYPRAVEFDLESGTTRRARKPKNSPFHPIKMINSLGTRLQYYYKMHPLLVFIIFLSLGITILIVLSLYESHYRMMGSYQKLDVSSGDYPFPKLRNLVMVAGHSVYTSSSCGRAEKEDSWFLESYQKNPGQAATFVRHIQEGVEIAAKDDAALLLFSGGETRKDAGPRSEAQSYWSVAEFRGWFGMEENVRWRALTEEHARDSFENLLFSLCRFRELTGMYPYNITEERFAHLHRSAIGFPEPRFFYIGTPASQTSKEAALKGEALVRAQFQGDPYGCQGSLYRKKLGRDPFHRSIPYPNGCPEIEGLFRYCGAAPYPGSLPWS from the exons ATGAACAAATATTCATTTGGGTCTTCTGGGAGTCCCAAGTCCTTCCACGCATACCCAAGGGCTGTTGAATTTGATTTAGAATCAGGAACCACTAGACGTGCCCGAAAGCCTAAGAATTCTCCATTTCATCCCATCAAAATGATTAATTCATTGGGAACCCGCCTTCAATATTACTATAAGATGCACCCACTTCTAGTATTCATCATCTTCTTGTCCCTTGGGATCACAATTCTCATCGTTTTGTCTCTGTATGAGAGCCACTACCGGATGATGGGTAGTTATCAAAAGCTTGATGTGAGCTCGGGTGATTATCCGTTCCCAAAGCTTCGTAATCTTGTAATGGTTGCCGGGCATTCTGTATATACGAGTAGTAGCTGTGGGCGAGCTGAAAAGGAGGATTCATGGTTTTTGGAGTCTTATCAGAAGAATCCAGGCCAAGCTGCTACCTTTGTGAGACATATACAAGAGGGAGTTGAAATTGCAGCCAAAGATGATGCAGCTTTGCTTTTGTTTAGTGGTGGAGAGACACGGAAAGATGCTGGTCCTCGTAGCGAGGCTCAGAGTTATTGGAGCGTCGCTGAATTCAGAGGATGGTTTG GCATGGAAGAAAATGTGAGATGGAGGGCACTCACAGAAGAGCATGCAAGGGACAGCTTTGAGAATCTTCTCTTTAGCTTGTGTCGTTTCCGAGAGCTTACTGGCATGTATCCATATAACATAACT GAAGAGAGATTTGCACATCTGCATCGGTCTGCAATTGGATTTCCAGAGCCAAGGTTTTTCTACATAGGCACCCCAGCTTCACAGACTTCAAAAGAAGCCGCTCTGAAAGGTGAGGCATTGGTGCGGGCCCAATTCCAAGGAGATCCCTATGGGTGCCAAGGATCACTCTATCGGAAAAAGCTCGGGCGGGATCCTTTTCACCGATCGATTCCTTATCCAAATGGGTGCCCTGAGATTGAAGGTCTGTTCAGATACTGCGGAGCGGCTCCTTATCCGGGCTCCCTTCCTTGGTCCTAG
- the LOC122299503 gene encoding uncharacterized protein C57A10.07 isoform X1 has translation MNKYSFGSSGSPKSFHAYPRAVEFDLESGTTRRARKPKNSPFHPIKMINSLGTRLQYYYKMHPLLVFIIFLSLGITILIVLSLYESHYRMMGSYQKLDVSSGDYPFPKLRNLVMVAGHSVYTSSSCGRAEKEDSWFLESYQKNPGQAATFVRHIQEGVEIAAKDDAALLLFSGGETRKDAGPRSEAQSYWSVAEFRGWFGMEENVRWRALTEEHARDSFENLLFSLCRFRELTGMYPYNITVVSYDFKEERFAHLHRSAIGFPEPRFFYIGTPASQTSKEAALKGEALVRAQFQGDPYGCQGSLYRKKLGRDPFHRSIPYPNGCPEIEGLFRYCGAAPYPGSLPWS, from the exons ATGAACAAATATTCATTTGGGTCTTCTGGGAGTCCCAAGTCCTTCCACGCATACCCAAGGGCTGTTGAATTTGATTTAGAATCAGGAACCACTAGACGTGCCCGAAAGCCTAAGAATTCTCCATTTCATCCCATCAAAATGATTAATTCATTGGGAACCCGCCTTCAATATTACTATAAGATGCACCCACTTCTAGTATTCATCATCTTCTTGTCCCTTGGGATCACAATTCTCATCGTTTTGTCTCTGTATGAGAGCCACTACCGGATGATGGGTAGTTATCAAAAGCTTGATGTGAGCTCGGGTGATTATCCGTTCCCAAAGCTTCGTAATCTTGTAATGGTTGCCGGGCATTCTGTATATACGAGTAGTAGCTGTGGGCGAGCTGAAAAGGAGGATTCATGGTTTTTGGAGTCTTATCAGAAGAATCCAGGCCAAGCTGCTACCTTTGTGAGACATATACAAGAGGGAGTTGAAATTGCAGCCAAAGATGATGCAGCTTTGCTTTTGTTTAGTGGTGGAGAGACACGGAAAGATGCTGGTCCTCGTAGCGAGGCTCAGAGTTATTGGAGCGTCGCTGAATTCAGAGGATGGTTTG GCATGGAAGAAAATGTGAGATGGAGGGCACTCACAGAAGAGCATGCAAGGGACAGCTTTGAGAATCTTCTCTTTAGCTTGTGTCGTTTCCGAGAGCTTACTGGCATGTATCCATATAACATAACT GTTGTAAGTTATGATTTTAAGGAAGAGAGATTTGCACATCTGCATCGGTCTGCAATTGGATTTCCAGAGCCAAGGTTTTTCTACATAGGCACCCCAGCTTCACAGACTTCAAAAGAAGCCGCTCTGAAAGGTGAGGCATTGGTGCGGGCCCAATTCCAAGGAGATCCCTATGGGTGCCAAGGATCACTCTATCGGAAAAAGCTCGGGCGGGATCCTTTTCACCGATCGATTCCTTATCCAAATGGGTGCCCTGAGATTGAAGGTCTGTTCAGATACTGCGGAGCGGCTCCTTATCCGGGCTCCCTTCCTTGGTCCTAG